The Octopus bimaculoides isolate UCB-OBI-ISO-001 chromosome 13, ASM119413v2, whole genome shotgun sequence genome includes a window with the following:
- the LOC106880393 gene encoding uncharacterized protein LOC106880393: protein MSDVLHRPGFLTRLRKGARNFFSRLLPCVRRPTLADTFEDVSDFTSSLSSLSDLSPMTTTEEDFPRNLNESAIAHRQEFTPRDYDQSERTSFEDLPSTDTDPWADLVDEPSYFDDGNQNEEDPPRIPIIVTDIYMQGSSRMHQVAQIIVYSVNGHVTMSVQFG from the exons ATGTCTGACGTTCTACACCGACCGGGCTTCCTTACGCGACTTCGTAAAGGGGCTCGAAACTTTTTCTCCAGATTATTACCCTGCGTACGACGACCAACACTTGCAGACACTTTTGAAGATGTCTCAGATTTTACTTCATCGTTATCATCGCTATCAGACCTTTCCCCCATGACAACAACAGAAGAAGATTTCCCTAGAAATCTCAATGAATCTGCTATAGCTCATAGACAGG AGTTTACACCTCGTGACTATGACCAGTCTGAACGAACATCTTTTGAAG acTTACCCTCGACCGACACCGATCCTTGGGCTGACCTGGTTGACGAACCATCATATTTTG ATGATGGTAACCAGAACGAAGAGGACCCACCTCGTATTCCAATTATTGTCACCGACATTTACATGCAAGGCAGTTCCAGGATGCATCAGGTCGCACAGATCATCGTTTATTCCGTAAATGGTCATGTGACCATGTCTGTACAATTTGGCTAA